One part of the Cottoperca gobio chromosome 14, fCotGob3.1, whole genome shotgun sequence genome encodes these proteins:
- the itpkca gene encoding inositol-trisphosphate 3-kinase C: MFYENSAWKKHKSCGTSSLLPMTPKKPQQWLQVVGHAGSFHVGDYGTLLKRFCEGEQQCYLRLMEDALRPFVPAYHGVVQRDALDYNMMDNLLTHFNTPAIMDCKMGSRTYLEGELLVARERPQPRNDMYEKMVAVDPEAPTVQERAQQAVLKTRYMQWRETLSSTTSLGFRIEGFRKSNEECHTNFKRTKSREQVMEALDNFVESNTHIVWGYLRRLKQLRQVLEESHFFRTHEVVGSSLLFLHDWKGRTGVWMIDFGKTAALPAHLTLDHRTPWVEGNREDGYLWGLDNLIDILANMLPLT; the protein is encoded by the exons ATGTTTTACGAG AACTCCGCatggaagaaacacaaaagtTGTGGGACTTCATCTCTGCTCCCCATGACTCCTAAGAAACCTCAGCAGTGGCTGCAAGTGGTCGGACATGCAG GGAGCTTTCATGTTGGGGATTATGGCACACTGCTGAAGAGGTTTTGTGAGGGGGAGCAACAATGCTACCTCAGGCTGATGGAGGACGCTTTGAGGCCCTTTGTCCCAGCCTACCACGGCGTGGTACAGCGGGACGCGCTGGATTACAACATGATGGATAACTTGCTGACCCATTTCAACACACCTGCCATCATGGACTGCAAGATGGGCAGTCG GACATACCTCGAGGGGGAGCTGCTGGTGGCCAGAGAACGACCCCAGCCTCGTAACGACATGTATGAGAAGATGGTGGCTGTTGACCCAGAGGCCCCCACTGTGCAGGAACGAGCCCAGCAGGCGGTGCTGAAAACCAGGTACATGCAGTGGAGGGAGACGCTGAGCTCCACCACGTCTCTGGGCTTCCGTATCGAAGGATTCAGG AAGTCAAATGAAGAATGTCACACAAACTTCAAAAGGACCAAAAGCAGAGAGCAAGTTATGGAAGCACTGGACAACTTTGTTGAGTCCAATACACACATTGTG TGGGGCTATCTACGACGGTTGAAACAACTGCGGCAGGTCTTGGAGGAATCACACTTCTTCAGAACACATGAG GTGGTGGGCAGTTCCTTACTGTTTCTACATGACTGGAAAGGCAGAACAGGAGTCTGGATGATTGACTTTGGAAAGACAGCAGCATTGCCAGCACACCTCACCTTGGACCACCGCACTCCCTGGGTGGAGGGTAATCGAGAAGATGGCTACCTGTGGGGTCTGGACAACCTCATTGATATACTGGCCAACATGCTGCCACTGACCTGA
- the ccdc61 gene encoding LOW QUALITY PROTEIN: centrosomal protein CCDC61 (The sequence of the model RefSeq protein was modified relative to this genomic sequence to represent the inferred CDS: deleted 1 base in 1 codon): protein MEEGSEVVEDIVFRGVEFSVKIEVDKGLLIVEISDSMTADQWRGDFDPAYIEDLTRKTGNFKQFPIFCSMLESAVRKMSDSVTLDLLTYADLELLRNRKAGVVSRPRGHQQSSALTAKRYLILIYTVEFDRIHYPLPLPYVGKPDPAALQKEVRALRAELNTVSSHGINRSAELEIQRLRVELAMVKEEKEAMAKRLQIGGSGSTPGREDWRVRDVVRTLEEQLVKERAKSQRSVSKRCQEQRLLMEQFEGLRASECALRVRVKSLTSELALLRRGRVTPVSGHISSRVDGEIYRSLSRERRSVYGTVRARSGSRERMEDRGQRSEERGRRADSSGPRARIPRRSPSPTGSQVQRFDPTAYILDRQRRLKEADLKKQRKVRREMLISPNVPERGRSRSREAYSQMARSGSRARSLSVERRGSRNSSESSLVDMDEMAKTLFRGRKQTYNGPSASRGGLLTRNPLCSTPTHRMKDKESSLDTGVELSDIDARLLALQEYMRDLDTGH, encoded by the exons ATGGAGGAGGGCTCTGAGGTGGTGGAGGATATTGTATTTCGAGGAGTGGAGTTTTCTGTGAAGATAGAGGTGGACAAGGGTTTGCTGATAGTCGAGATCTCTGACTCTATGACAGCAGATCAATGGAGAGGGGACTTTGATCCAGCAT acaTTGAGGACCTCACCCGTAAAACCGGCAACTTCAAGCAGTTCCCTATTTTCTGCAGCATGTTGGAATCAGCTGTTAGAAAG ATGAGTGATTCTGTTACCCTTGACCTCTTGACCTATGCTGACCTGGAGCTGCTTCGTAACAGAAAAGCCGGAGTGGTTAGTCGTCCTCGAGGCCATCAGCAGTCATCTGCTCTTACTGCCAAAAGATATCTAATCCTCATATACACTGTGGAGTTTGACAG GATACACTACCCCTTACCGCTGCCCTATGTGGGTAAGCCTGACCCGGCTGCCCTGCAGAAGGAGGTCAGAGCTCTGAGGGCTGAA CTCAACACCGTCTCCTCTCATGGAATCAACAGATCTGCAGAACTAGAAATCCAGCGGCTACGAGTAGA GCTGGCTATggtgaaagaagagaaagaggccATGGCTAAGCGACTGCAGATCGGTGGAAGTGGTTCCACGCCTGGACGAGAGGACTGGAGGGTCAGAGATGTGGTGAGGACGCTGGAGGAGCAGCTCGTCAAGGAGAGGGCCAAAAGTCAACGCTCAGTGAGCAAGAGATGCCAGGAGCAGCGGCTCCTAATGGAGCAG TTTGAGGGGCTGAGAGCATCAGAGTGCGCTCTCCGTGTTCGTGTCAAGAGTCTCACCAGTGAACTGGCGTTACTACGGAGAGG CAGAGTGACTCCCGTGTCCGGTCACATCAGCTCTCGAGTCGATGGGGAAATCTATCGCTCTCTGTCCCGCGAGAGGAGGTCGGTGTACGGGACAGTCAGGGCTCGCTCAGGATCCAGAGAAAGGATGGAAGACAGAGGGCAAAGGTCAGAAGAAAGGGGAAGAAGAGCGGACTCCTCAGGACCGCGTGCTCGGATACCCAGACGCTCCCCTTCACCCACTG GGTCACAGGTTCAACGCTTTGACCCAACCGCCTACATCCTGGACAGACAGCGCAGACTGAAAGAGGCAGATCTCAAAAA ACAGAGGAAGGTACGGAGGGAGATGTTGATCTCACCCAACGTCCCTGAGAGGGGGCGTTCACGCTCCAGGGAGGCTTATTCTCAGATGGCCCGGTCCGGCAGCAGGGCCAGAAGTTTATCAGTGGAGCGGAGAGGGAGCAGGAACTCCTCTGAAAGCTCGTTAGTGGATATGGATGAAATGGCCAAAACTCTGTTCAG AGGAAGGAAACAGACCTACAACGGACCCAGTGCG TCTAGAGGAGGCCTTTTGACTAGAAATCCATTATGCAGTACTCCAACTCACAGAATGAAAGACAAAG AGAGCTCCTTAGATACAGGAGTTGAGCTGTCGGACATTGATGCCAGGCTGCTGGCCCTTCAGGAGTACATGAGGGATCTGGATACAGGACACTAA
- the LOC115019394 gene encoding transcriptional regulator ATRX-like isoform X2 translates to MSAAMLSTTTSKLNVLVNKLHEYLAQSTVEDSNGSPTSADGPTNRSCSVGNSLGHTVTEAGVDTKYSRRKPSVVIRHSGLDESGDSNASEDVVLPVIANSHPDITRLPKGTVLVRPEPVDNGKDDFRGPEFRSRKPGVLRKEFSRRRGGVEHMEIVSCTACGRQVNHFQRDSFYRHPVLKVLICKSCYKYYSSDDISKDGDGMDEQCRWCAEGGNLICCDYCSNAFCKKCILRNLGRKELSGILESKWYCYVCSPEPLFDLVMACDSILENMEQRRKNRVEPEKSQLYHMLPHLPQNIPLDNWDHTGMDGNVVFNYNTLQISKDVTKRAKHLVDSTNILNRTFVNFIHNVTTNKQTPVVRKLYLNSFLSVVKGLRKSLTALEDSLKEEFSDLDVMSCWEKFFSEDFDAQPVIDANTQPDIPDERCLSDLQKLAAEHLEDYDSDSKVFTDGRTAHACPGENMDSASHDQTIGFKSSESAINMTKKLVVKLTPVPMEQETSSDAPMMETDLHMNDKTSEGKVVSEDKDTFVEGTKADSKLSNDNSSASLHPEEEQGNRRSPRVKTTPLRRPSDVKATKSHSAADSDSDSDHEETSNTVPANNTEENILSRARDDSDSDEVPVALLERAAMTQSSDEPKSDENAGKASTKVAKKCLFWLTKNTPISPENMRRKRKMLDISPESDSSNRRVKSRREIGTDSSSDDQDSQKKMQHLNTLRPIGKSPHVKREDDGSAINPGRIQAGKSKTKSLQKAMESSSSSSEDEDEDEEDEDDSGSEGSDQKMKPITEDVALLGAAAFHQSSGEEDHSGLSWAAEDDDDPENRIAKKMLLAQIKANYSSGDDISSDEETQDESDSEDEKEVKQDHEENETDENGEESTSDGPTTRHHLLRHKLTLDEGAPSDKTVAESEGAEPECKQKASSKRLNSDGDGDSNESELEDLGMSEELSQSEDEASEDKPKRGSSKGKKASSSYEKKLQVPCIWLSDSNSEKSDKEDADEENSDGKGTPKGRKKIRKIIDDVNLRAETQEALREEEERCKRLAEREQQMEDRREIIVIEDELSLVACPITTKLILDQDEKTKKPLVQVHRNLVTRLKPHQVDGVQFIWDSCCESVKKANSSPGSGCILAHCMGLGKTLQMVTFLHTVLLSENLKFRTALVVCPLNTILNWVSEFKKWQSNMGQDKVTVTELATIKHPPERIRALQRWKREGGVMIMGYEMYRILSLAKKINDEKCKKELKSILVDPGPDFAVCDEGHILRNEASNISKSMNAIKTQRRVVLTGTPLQNNLNEYHCMVNFIKKNLLGSLGEFRNRFINPIQNGQCADSTSRDVRIMKNRAHVLHAMLAGCVQRRDYSELTQFLPPKHEYVLAVRLSPHQYKLYRYYLDNVTGMGSVTNRAKARVGANLFKDFQVLSRIWTHPWCLQLSYISREKKGYFIKRNKNKASTLLRNEDAAVAESGLRAIEGAEGNINASSTAGNVGVSNGAPAVEGEKTTVSARSQNQDEGWFKNLLSEEDAKILAHSGKMVLLFEILRMAEDLEDKVLVFSQSLISLDLIEDFLKASHHARNPSSFKAGSWIRNIDYYRLDGSTSAVLRKKWADQFNNATNVRGRLFLISTRAGSLGINLVAANRVIIFDASWNPSYDIQSIYRVYRFGQLKQVFVYRFLAQVTMEEKIYDRQVTKQSLSYRVVDQQQIERHFTLFELTELYTFEPDLLDDPNSKKSKRSTSVLPKDKVLTQLLKTSKDHIVSFHEHESLLDHKQEEELSEAERKDAWAEYEAESSKPPATSDQDTLDMKTNEQLVALLNKSRGNVSLAFLSMQRMTSQTVEDYMLRVRQQYPQLPEVEVKNKAQVWKVFDEKERERRQACYHDVLGRQQTLTFSIQAILNSRRMKALLTSGTTGTQPGKT, encoded by the exons tccTGCTACAAGTATTACTCAAGTGATGACATCAGCAAGGATGGGGATGGAATGGATGAGCAGTGCAG ATGGTGTGCTGAAGGAGGCAACTTGATCTGTTGTGACTACTGTAGTAATGCCTTCTGCAAGAAGTGTATTCTAAGAAATTTGGGAAGGAAAGAGCTGTCTGGCATCTTGGAAAGCAAGTGGTACTGCTATGTGTGTAGCCCAGAGCCACTTTTTGACCTGGTGATGGCCTGTGACAGCATCCTGGAGAACATGGAGCAGCGCAGGAAGAACCGAGTAGAGCCGGAGAAATCTCAACTTTACCACATGTTGCCACACTTGCCACAAAACATTCCTTTGGATAACTGGGATCACACTGGTATGGATGGTAATGTGGTGTTCAACTACAACACACTGCAGATTTCAAAGGATGTTACCAAAAGGGCCAAACATTTGGTGGACTCGACAAACATCTTAAACCGGACATTTGTCAATTTCATTCATAATGTGACGacgaacaaacaaacacctgtTGTTCGCAAGCTGTACCTGAATTCTTTTTTGTCAGTAGTTAAAGGTTTGCGGAAATCACTTACAGCACTCGAGGATAGCCTTAAGGAAGAATTCAGTGACTTGGATGTCATGAGCTGTTGGGAAAAGTTCTTTAGTGAAGACTTTGATGCACAACCTGTAATAGATGCCAACACACAGCCAGACATCCCTGATGAAAGGTGTTTGAGTGACTTGCAGAAATTGGCTGCGGAACATTTGGAAGATTATGATTCTGACTCCAAGGTCTTCACAGATGGGAGAACTGCACATGCCTGCCCCGGCGAAAACATGGATTCAGCTTCACATGATCAGACGATTGGCTTTAAGTCTTCTGAAAGTGCGATCAACATGACTAAAAAACTAGTTGTAAAACTCACACCTGTACCAATGGAGCAGGAGACATCCTCTGATGCCCCAATGATGGAGACGGACCTCCACATGAACGATAAAACGTCAGAGGGAAAGGTTGTATCAgaagacaaagacacatttgttgAAGGGACTAAAGCTGACAGCAAGTTGAGCAATGACAACTCTAGCGCATCTCTACATCCAGAAGAGGAACAAGGCAATAGACGCTCTCCTCGCGTGAAGACGACACCTTTGCGGCGACCAAGTGATGTCAAGGCCACAAAGTCTCATTCAGCAgcagacagtgacagtgactCTGACCACGAGGAAACTTCCAACACGGTACCTGCCAATAACACTGAAGAAAATATTCTGAGCAGAGCAAGAGACGACTCTGACTCCGATGAAGTCCCTGTAGCTCTGCTTGAGCGAGCTGCTATGACGCAAAGCTCCGATGAACCCAAGAGTGATGAGAACGCGGGAAAAGCGTCAACTAAGGTGGCCAAGAAATGTCTCTTTTGGCTCACGAAGAACACCCCGATCTCCCCGGAGAACATGCGCCGCAAACGCAAGATGCTGGACATTTCCCCCGAGTCCGACTCAAGTAACAGAAGGGTAAAATCTCGAAGGGAAATTGGGACAGATTCCTCTAGTGATGATCAAGACTCGCAGAAGAAAATGCAACACTTAAATACACTGAGGCCAATAGGGAAGTCTCCCCACGTCAAAAGAGAGGATGACGGTTCAGCTATAAACCCGGGTAGGATACAGGCTGGAAAGTCTAAGACTAAATCTCTCCAGAAAGCGATGGAGTCGTCATCCTCATCAAgcgaagatgaagatgaagatgaagaggatgaagatgacTCTGGGAGTGAAGGAAGTGATCAGAAGATGAAGCCAATCACTGAAGATGTGGCCTTACTGGGGGCAGCAGCATTCCACCAATCATCGG gaGAAGAGGATCACTCTGGGCTCTCGTGGGCTgcagaagatgatgatgatccaGAAAATAG AATCGCTAAGAAAATGCTATTGGCCCAAATCAAAGCCAACTACTCCTCGGGCGACGATATCTCTTCAGATGAGGAGACACAGGATGAATCTGATTCAGAGGATGAGAAGGAGGTCAAACAAGACCATGAGGAGAATGAAACCGATGAGAATG GGGAAGAATCCACATCTGATGGGCCCACCACCAGGCACCACCTTCTCCGCCACAAACTAACCTTAGATGAGGGAGCGCCGAGTGACAAGACCGTGGCAGAGAGTGAAGGAGCTGAGCCGGAGTGCAAGCAAAAAGCCAGCAGCAAACGCCTGAACT CTGATGGTGACGGTGACAGTAACGAGTCCGAGCTGGAGGATCTTGGGATGAGCGAGGAGCTGAGTCAGTCAGAGGACGAAGCCAGTGAAGACAAACCCAAAAG AGGATCCAGTAAAGGGAAGAAGGCGTCCAGTAGTTACGAAAAGAAGCTGCAAGTGCCCTGCATTTGGTTGTCTGACTCCAACAGTGAAAAG AGTGATAAAGAGGACGCAGATGAGGAGAACAGTGATGGTAAAGGCACCCCCAAAGGACGCAAAAAGATCCGCAAAATCATCGATGATGTGAATCTCCGCGCTGAGACCCAGGAAGCcctcagagaggaggaggagagatgcaAACGTTTGGCAGAAAGGGAACAACAgatggaggacaggagagag ATCATTGTTATCGAGGATGAACTGTCTCTGGTGGCGTGTCCCATCACTACCAAGCTGATCCTAGATCAGGACGAGAAGACCAAGAAGCCTCTCGTTCAGGTGCACAGGAACCTGGTGACGAGGCTGAAGCCTCACCAGGTGGACG GTGTCCAGTTTATTTGGGACAGTTGTTGTGAGTCTGTGAAGAAGGCCAACTCCTCTCCTGGATCAGGCTGCATACTGGCACACTGCATGGGCCTGGGAAAGACTCTGCAG ATGGTAACTTTCCTCCACACGGTGCTGCTGTCAGAGAACCTCAAATTCAGAACGGCCCTGGTCGTGTGTCCACTTAACACCATCCTCAACTGGGTCAGCGAGTTCAAGAAATGGCAAAGCAACATGGGACAGGATAAAGTAACG GTCACAGAGCTGGCTACAATAAAGCATCCTCCAGAACGAATCAGGGCTCTGCAGAGgtggaagagagaaggaggtgtgATGATCATGGGCTATGAGATGTACCGCATCCTGTCACTAGCCAAGAAAATCAATGACGAGAAGTGCAAGAAGGAGTTAAAGAGCATACTGGTGGATCCAG GTCCAGACTTTGCGGTTTGTGACGAGGGACACATCTTGCGCAACGAAGCATCCAATATCTCCAAATCTATGAATGCCATCAAGACCCAACGGAGAGTGGTGCTAACGGGCACGCCACTACAAAACAACCTGAATGAGT ACCACTGCATGGTCAATTTCATCAAGAAGAATCTACTGGGCTCATTGGGGGAATTCCGAAACCGCTTTATCAACCCCATTCAGAACGGCCAGTGTGCTGACTCCACGTCAAGAGACGTCCGAATCATGAAGAACCGAGCACACGTACTTCATGCCATGTTGGCTGGATGCGTACAG AGAAGAGATTACTCAGAGTTGACTCAGtttctgcctcccaaacacgaGTACGTGCTGGCAGTGAGGCTTTCCCCTCACCAGTACAAGCTGTATCGCTACTACCTTGACAACGTCACGG gtATGGGCTCCGTGACTAACAGAGCAAAAGCGAGGGTTGGAGCGAACCTGTTCAAGGACTTTCAGGTGCTCAGTCGAATTTGGACTCATCCCTGGTGCCTTCAGCTCAGCTACATCAGCagggaaaaaaag GGATATtttataaagaggaataaaaataAAGCGTCAACTCTGCTGAGAAATGAAGACGCTGCTGTGGCTGAGAG TGGACTCAGAGCGATCGAAGGAGCAGAAGGGAATATCAATGCCAGCAGTACAGCGGGTAATGTTGGTGTGTCCAATGGCGCTCCAGCAGTGGAAG GAGAGAAAACAACCGTCAGCGCAAGGTCTCAGAATCAAGATGAGGGCTGGTTCAAGAACCTGCTGTCTGAAGAAGACGCCAAAATCCTGGCGCACTCGGGGAAGATGGTGCTCTTGTTTGAGATCCTCAGAATGGCCGAAGACCTGGAGGACAAAGT GCTCGTGTTCAGTCAGTCGTTGATCTCATTAGACCTAATTGAGGATTTCCTCAAGGCGTCCCACCATGCCAGAAACCCATCGTCATTCAAAG CGGGCAGCTGGATTAGAAACATTGATTACTATCGTCTTGACGGCTCCACCAGTGCTGTGTTGAGGAAGAAATGGGCAGATCAGTTTAACAATGCCACCAATGTTCG TGGCCGATTGTTTCTCATTTCAACGAGAGCCGGCTCACTGGGCATCAACCTCGTTGCTGCCAACAGGGTCATCATCTTTGACGCCTCATGGAATCCCTCGTATGACATACAGAGCATATACAGGGTGTACCGCTTCGGTCAGCTGAAACAAGTGTTCGTGTACCGCTTCTTGGCTCAGGTAA CTATGGAGGAGAAGATCTATGATCGTCAAGTGACCAAGCAGTCTTTGTCCTATCGAGTGGTGGATCAGCAGCAGATTGAGAGGCACTTCACCCTTTTTGAACTGACTGAACTTTACACATTTGAGCCAGACCTGCTGGACGATCCAAACTCtaagaaaagcaaaagaagcACCTCTGTTTTGCCCAAg GATAAGGTCCTGACACAGCTGTTAAAAACCTCTAAAGACCACATCGTGTCTTTCCACGAGCATGAATCTCTGCTGGACCATAAACAAGAGGAGGAGCTCAGTGAAGCAGAACGCAAAGATGCCTGGGCCGAGTACGAGGCCGAG TCTTCCAAGCCTCCAGCCACCTCCGACCAGGATACACTGGATATGAAGACCAATGAACAGCTAGTG GCATTGCTGAACAAGAGCAGAGGGAACGTATCGCTGGCCTTCCTGTCAATGCAGAGGATGACTTCTCAAACTGTCGAGGACTACATGCTACGAGTG CGGCAGCAGTATCCTCAGCTGCCGGAGGTCGAGGTGAAGAACAAAGCTCAGGTTTGGAAAGTGTTTGACGAGAAGGAGCGGGAGCGTAGACAGGCCTGCTATCATGACGTTCTTGGACGGCAGCAAACG CTCACATTCAGCATTCAGGCCATACTGAACAGTCGACGGATGAAAGCGTTGCTGACGAGCGGGACCACCGGGACCCAGCCTGGAAAGACTTGA